A genomic window from Ilyobacter polytropus DSM 2926 includes:
- a CDS encoding formate/nitrite transporter family protein — MFSETLSKLSNSAVAKVTLLKESKSKYFIASLLAGFYVGIGIVLITTIGGLTKSTGPQFRIYMGLAFGIALTLVIMAGSELFTGNNLIMSAGAADKKVTWKDAINIWILSYIGNLAGSTLIGSLFTLSGSATAPHGAVGEFIVALSKSKMNAGPSTLFFKGFLCNILVCLAVLCCIKMKEESAKLVVIFWCLFAFITAGFEHSIANMTIFTMGLLLPHGPEVSLAGYGYNMLWVTLGNFVGGSALGLCYYYMGKKSKVKESILAENKL, encoded by the coding sequence ATGTTTTCAGAAACGCTTAGTAAACTTTCAAACAGTGCAGTTGCAAAAGTAACATTATTAAAGGAGAGCAAATCAAAATATTTTATAGCTTCTCTACTGGCAGGGTTTTATGTAGGAATCGGTATCGTTCTCATAACCACCATCGGAGGACTGACAAAAAGTACAGGTCCACAGTTTCGAATATACATGGGCTTGGCTTTCGGAATAGCATTAACATTGGTTATAATGGCAGGTTCAGAGTTATTTACCGGTAATAACCTTATAATGTCAGCAGGAGCTGCAGACAAAAAAGTAACTTGGAAAGACGCAATAAACATCTGGATATTAAGTTACATCGGTAACTTGGCTGGTTCTACTCTTATAGGCTCTCTTTTTACTCTATCAGGAAGTGCTACTGCCCCTCACGGAGCTGTAGGAGAGTTTATCGTGGCCCTTTCTAAGAGTAAAATGAACGCAGGTCCATCTACTCTGTTTTTTAAAGGTTTTTTATGTAATATCCTTGTATGTCTAGCTGTTCTTTGCTGTATAAAGATGAAGGAAGAATCGGCAAAGTTAGTGGTTATCTTCTGGTGTCTCTTTGCATTTATTACAGCTGGATTTGAACACAGTATTGCAAATATGACGATATTCACAATGGGGCTTCTTCTTCCTCACGGACCTGAGGTTTCTCTTGCTGGCTACGGATACAATATGCTCTGGGTGACACTGGGTAACTTTGTTGGGGGAAGTGCACTTGGACTCTGCTACTACTACATGGGTAAAAAATCTAAAGTCAAAGAAAGTATATTGGCAGAAAATAAATTATAG
- a CDS encoding Crp/Fnr family transcriptional regulator: protein MIKDEDYLKKIPAFSNLEKKTLDKLQTSGELFEIKKGSMLFFEKDVVNKIYIIIKGKISIFRYSQKAQRRVIYILGDGEFINEVIFDDLPSSVNAEAFEKTLLLRYDKKDLQGIMESDFQLTKNITNSMGKKIRRLYRQIKNTIPLGLDKKVAAKLWKISRDYGISCNLNGYNCRDFREECVPWTGINFNLTITYLADMLGSSRESVSRELKKMESRGYIKWEGKKLLVKREELRKFYREI from the coding sequence GTGATAAAAGATGAAGATTATCTGAAAAAAATACCTGCTTTCTCCAATTTAGAAAAAAAGACCCTTGATAAACTTCAGACATCCGGAGAATTGTTTGAAATCAAAAAAGGCAGTATGCTTTTTTTTGAAAAAGATGTTGTGAACAAAATATATATTATCATCAAGGGGAAAATAAGTATTTTCCGTTATTCACAAAAGGCCCAGAGAAGGGTTATTTATATATTAGGCGATGGAGAATTCATAAATGAAGTTATCTTTGACGACCTTCCGTCATCTGTAAATGCAGAGGCCTTTGAAAAAACTCTTCTACTACGATATGATAAAAAAGATCTTCAAGGGATAATGGAGTCTGATTTTCAGTTAACAAAAAATATAACCAATTCCATGGGTAAAAAAATAAGAAGACTTTACAGACAGATAAAAAATACTATCCCCCTTGGTTTGGATAAAAAGGTAGCTGCAAAACTATGGAAAATCTCAAGGGACTACGGGATAAGCTGCAATCTAAACGGTTATAACTGCAGGGATTTCAGAGAAGAATGTGTTCCTTGGACAGGGATAAACTTCAATCTGACCATAACCTACTTAGCCGATATGCTTGGAAGCAGCAGAGAATCCGTCTCTAGAGAGTTGAAAAAAATGGAGTCTAGGGGATATATCAAATGGGAAGGGAAAAAACTCCTGGTAAAAAGAGAAGAATTAAGAAAATTTTACAGAGAAATTTAA
- a CDS encoding O-acetyl-ADP-ribose deacetylase, translating into MSKKITLLKGDIATLKVDAVVNAANNMLAGGGGVDGAIHKAGGPLIAKYCSEIRRETGGCKTGEAVLTLGGNLPSKYIIHTVGPVWKGGKFREEELLKNCYRNSLMLAKEHHMKSIAFPNISTGVYGYPKEAAAEIAIEEVSNFLKNNKSLENVIFICFDRENFDIYNKILKRVK; encoded by the coding sequence ATGTCTAAAAAAATAACCCTGTTAAAAGGTGACATTGCAACTCTAAAGGTGGATGCTGTTGTAAATGCCGCAAACAACATGCTTGCAGGCGGAGGTGGTGTAGACGGTGCCATTCACAAGGCAGGTGGACCCTTGATCGCCAAGTACTGCAGCGAAATACGACGTGAAACAGGCGGCTGCAAAACTGGTGAGGCTGTCTTAACCCTTGGAGGAAACCTCCCCTCTAAATATATTATTCACACTGTAGGTCCCGTATGGAAGGGGGGGAAGTTTAGAGAAGAAGAGCTCCTCAAAAACTGCTACCGAAACTCTCTTATGTTAGCCAAAGAGCATCATATGAAATCCATAGCCTTTCCCAATATAAGCACGGGTGTCTACGGGTACCCAAAAGAAGCCGCTGCAGAAATTGCAATTGAAGAGGTCAGTAATTTTTTAAAAAACAACAAGTCCCTAGAAAATGTAATTTTCATCTGCTTTGATCGGGAAAATTTCGATATTTATAACAAAATTTTAAAAAGAGTAAAATAG
- a CDS encoding iron-containing alcohol dehydrogenase, with product MALQWFRVPKDIVFGENALEYLSTLEGKRATLVTGGSSMKRFGFLDEAKAQLEKAGMEVSIVDGVEPNPSVETVLRGGKEMAEFNPDWIIAIGGGSALDAAKIMWVFYEYPDSKFEELVAGKFPQLRKKAKFIAIPSTSGTASEITAFSVITDTENHIKYPLVSYEITPDIALLDPALPAKMPAHITANTGMDVMTHAIEALVSTNATSYTDPMAVESIKLVYDNLPLAYEKADHMEARNNMHNASTLAGMAFTNSSLGLVHSLAHKIGGELGITHGLANAVLLPYIVEYNKKATDKFSYLEKTLGKSDLIESLKELNKKVGIPTSLKEITEVDMSEEKFNEVLDRMSKNAFEDPCTLTNPRQSSVEDVKEIYKAAYYGVTASNI from the coding sequence ATGGCTTTACAATGGTTTAGAGTTCCAAAGGATATAGTTTTTGGGGAAAATGCACTAGAATATCTATCAACATTAGAAGGGAAAAGAGCTACGCTTGTAACAGGCGGAAGTTCTATGAAAAGATTCGGATTTTTAGATGAAGCAAAAGCTCAACTTGAAAAAGCAGGAATGGAGGTCTCTATAGTTGACGGAGTAGAACCAAATCCATCTGTGGAAACAGTATTAAGAGGCGGAAAAGAGATGGCAGAATTTAATCCTGATTGGATTATTGCTATCGGTGGAGGTTCTGCACTAGATGCAGCTAAGATTATGTGGGTGTTCTATGAATATCCTGATTCAAAATTCGAAGAGCTTGTAGCTGGTAAGTTCCCTCAACTTAGAAAAAAAGCCAAGTTTATAGCTATTCCATCTACCAGTGGAACAGCTTCTGAGATAACTGCTTTCTCAGTAATAACTGATACTGAAAATCATATAAAATATCCTTTGGTTTCTTACGAGATCACTCCGGATATAGCTCTTTTAGATCCGGCTCTTCCGGCAAAAATGCCAGCTCACATAACGGCGAACACTGGTATGGATGTTATGACTCATGCAATAGAGGCCTTGGTATCGACAAATGCAACAAGCTACACAGACCCTATGGCAGTGGAATCTATAAAACTTGTCTATGACAATCTTCCTTTAGCATATGAAAAAGCAGACCATATGGAAGCTAGAAATAATATGCATAATGCTTCTACTCTAGCAGGAATGGCATTTACAAACTCGTCTTTGGGCTTAGTACACAGTCTGGCTCACAAAATAGGAGGAGAACTAGGGATAACTCATGGACTTGCCAATGCAGTATTACTGCCATATATCGTAGAATATAATAAAAAAGCAACAGATAAGTTTTCTTATCTTGAAAAAACTCTAGGAAAATCTGATTTAATTGAGAGTCTGAAAGAACTCAATAAAAAAGTTGGAATCCCGACAAGTTTAAAAGAGATAACAGAGGTTGATATGAGTGAGGAAAAATTCAACGAAGTTTTAGACAGAATGAGTAAAAACGCCTTTGAAGATCCATGTACCCTTACTAATCCTAGACAGTCATCTGTAGAAGATGTAAAAGAGATTTATAAAGCAGCATATTATGGGGTTACAGCATCAAATATATAG
- a CDS encoding sulfide/dihydroorotate dehydrogenase-like FAD/NAD-binding protein: MYKILKKEILSQDIEKMVIEAPYIAKKCQPGQFVMVMVEEGGERIPLTIADYDRSENSVTIIYQIVGYTTKLLSQKLEGQTISSIAGPLGQPAHMKKVKRVLGIGGGVGAAPLYPQIKKLTEMGASCDAVIGSRTEEMMILQEEFKEIAENIYFATNDGSKGKKGFVTDVLKDLISQGKKYDEVIAIGPLVMMKSVVEYTKELNIPTSVSLNPIMIDGTGMCGGCRVTIGKETKFACVDGPDFDGFLVDFEELMRRQTMYMPEEAEHRCRLGI; this comes from the coding sequence ATGTATAAAATTTTAAAGAAAGAGATACTGAGCCAGGATATTGAGAAAATGGTCATAGAAGCACCATATATTGCAAAAAAATGCCAACCGGGGCAATTTGTCATGGTTATGGTAGAAGAAGGTGGAGAGAGAATACCTCTTACAATAGCAGATTACGACAGATCAGAAAACAGTGTAACTATCATATATCAGATAGTAGGATATACAACAAAACTTCTCAGCCAAAAGCTGGAAGGACAGACTATAAGCAGCATAGCAGGGCCTTTAGGACAGCCGGCTCATATGAAGAAAGTCAAGAGAGTCCTCGGTATAGGGGGAGGAGTAGGAGCGGCGCCTCTATACCCTCAGATAAAGAAATTAACTGAAATGGGGGCGTCCTGTGATGCTGTCATCGGAAGCAGGACAGAAGAGATGATGATACTTCAAGAGGAGTTTAAAGAAATAGCAGAAAACATATATTTTGCCACTAATGACGGAAGCAAAGGGAAAAAGGGCTTTGTCACAGACGTGCTGAAGGATCTTATTTCTCAGGGAAAAAAATATGATGAAGTTATTGCCATAGGGCCTCTTGTGATGATGAAGTCGGTTGTAGAGTATACAAAAGAACTGAATATACCAACCTCTGTTTCACTCAATCCCATAATGATAGATGGTACAGGAATGTGCGGCGGATGCAGGGTGACAATAGGAAAAGAGACCAAATTTGCCTGTGTAGATGGTCCGGATTTTGATGGCTTTTTAGTTGATTTTGAAGAGCTCATGAGAAGGCAGACTATGTATATGCCAGAAGAAGCAGAACACAGATGTAGATTAGGAATATAG
- the gltA gene encoding NADPH-dependent glutamate synthase — translation MGKFNMTLQKTKIAEQNPAERRKNFKEVSLGYSEEEAINEAKRCIQCKSPACVSGCPVNVHIPQFINKVAEGNFEEAYDILVEQNSLPAICGRVCPQEKQCESKCVRGMKGEPVGIGRLERFVADWFIENGKTKEKKAENNNIKVAVTGAGPAGLACAGELAKYGYDVTIFEALHTAGGVLMYGIPEFRLPKEIVKKEIENVAEQGVKIQKNVIVGRSITVDELMEEGYKSVFIGSGAGLPNFMGIEGENLNGVYSANEFLTRVNLMKAYDKNSPTPVSVGEKIAVIGGGNVAMDAARTAVRLGAKEVYVVYRRGEEELPARLEEVHHAKEEGVIFRLLSNPVGIKGDNGWVEKLECVEMELSEPDESGRRRPVAIEGSEFMLDVDRVIIAIGQSPNPLIRQTTKGLETHNWGGIIVEVESMETTKESVYAGGDVVTGAATVILAMGAGKKAAKSIHEKLRKSI, via the coding sequence ATGGGGAAATTTAACATGACTCTTCAGAAAACAAAGATTGCAGAACAAAATCCAGCAGAAAGAAGAAAAAATTTCAAAGAAGTATCTTTGGGATATTCTGAAGAGGAAGCGATAAATGAGGCAAAAAGATGTATACAGTGTAAATCACCGGCATGTGTAAGTGGATGCCCGGTAAATGTCCATATACCACAGTTTATAAATAAGGTAGCAGAGGGAAACTTTGAAGAAGCTTATGATATCCTGGTAGAACAGAATTCACTTCCTGCAATTTGTGGAAGAGTGTGTCCTCAGGAAAAACAGTGTGAGTCAAAGTGTGTAAGAGGTATGAAAGGCGAACCTGTGGGGATAGGAAGACTTGAAAGATTTGTGGCTGACTGGTTTATTGAAAATGGTAAAACAAAAGAAAAAAAGGCAGAGAATAATAACATAAAAGTGGCTGTAACAGGAGCCGGACCTGCAGGTTTAGCATGTGCAGGAGAACTTGCAAAATACGGGTATGACGTCACAATATTTGAAGCCCTTCACACAGCAGGTGGAGTCCTTATGTACGGTATCCCGGAATTCAGACTTCCTAAAGAAATAGTGAAAAAAGAGATCGAAAATGTTGCAGAGCAGGGAGTCAAAATACAGAAAAATGTAATAGTCGGAAGATCTATAACTGTAGACGAGCTTATGGAAGAGGGATATAAGTCTGTATTTATAGGAAGTGGAGCAGGGCTTCCAAATTTCATGGGAATCGAAGGTGAAAATCTAAACGGAGTCTATTCTGCAAACGAGTTTCTGACTAGGGTAAATCTTATGAAAGCCTATGATAAAAACAGCCCAACTCCTGTCAGTGTAGGAGAGAAGATAGCAGTAATCGGTGGAGGAAATGTGGCTATGGATGCTGCTAGAACAGCTGTAAGGCTAGGAGCAAAAGAAGTCTATGTTGTCTACAGAAGAGGTGAAGAGGAACTCCCAGCAAGATTAGAAGAGGTACACCATGCAAAAGAAGAGGGAGTGATATTCAGACTTTTATCAAATCCTGTGGGAATAAAAGGAGACAACGGCTGGGTAGAAAAGCTCGAGTGTGTAGAGATGGAGCTTTCTGAACCTGATGAAAGTGGAAGAAGAAGGCCTGTAGCTATAGAGGGAAGTGAATTTATGCTAGACGTAGACAGAGTTATAATCGCTATTGGACAGTCCCCGAATCCTCTGATAAGACAGACAACTAAGGGTCTAGAAACCCATAATTGGGGTGGAATAATAGTGGAAGTGGAAAGCATGGAGACAACAAAAGAGAGTGTTTATGCTGGTGGTGATGTTGTAACAGGTGCAGCTACTGTAATCCTTGCAATGGGAGCTGGTAAAAAAGCGGCTAAATCTATCCATGAAAAATTAAGAAAATCCATTTAA
- a CDS encoding sensor domain-containing protein — MILITTRDNEAFLIESKKLQKAGYKTIHANSYEKTLEILGDYKDIKLIILDVDNSDDLEKMTNKIILNSDLPILYMTDNEKKFSFDDYYNDFSYGFVLKESRDFILQSSVKTALNLFEKSRNLKAGYDYASHAEIISGFGYWEFDLDNNTVKSSKGSRKIYGITEETLMVDNIKEYPLPEYRERLDKAFKDLITGRKNYNVEFKIKNKIDGEIRAIHSVAEYDPKRNIVIGTLYDITRQKSAEESAFKKEEEYRKIFQNHNAVMLMIDVQTGEIVDANNAAVKFYGWTRKELTKMKIADINILTENEIYKEMEMARRNKKNYFTFRHRLADGSIRDVEAYSGEIISGKRPRLFSIIHDITKRREAEKKIKNLAFYDSLTNLPNRRMFSDYLEKSIVQGQRNDFQVALLNIDLDHFKHVNDSFGHHIGDLLLIRVAERLRRNLRKNNIICRLGGDEFAVIIEEFSSRQEINFVSGRILKVLEAPFLIDDKEIFISASIGVAVYPEDGSDVNTLLKNSDLAMYGAKDRGKNGYYFFSEDMKHASNSKMEIDTNLRKSLINGELCLYYQPKIDIAQNKIIGTETLLRWFKNGKIYKAPSEFIPIAESTGFILEIDRWVLLSACRQIEEWEKNNIKGQKISVNISGLHFKQGLIIKTVTEVLKKVKIPKDSIEIEITEGVFMENMEEAVGILNQLRSMGIGISIDDFGTGYSSLSYIKNLPINRIKIDKSFIFNMIDSKKDTAIAKTVITMAKLLDLYVIAEGVETSEQLKILSENGCNEIQGFYFSKPLSPEEYEKFFKKWA; from the coding sequence ATGATTTTAATTACTACTAGAGACAATGAAGCTTTTTTAATAGAATCTAAAAAACTTCAAAAGGCCGGATACAAGACCATACATGCCAATTCTTATGAAAAAACTCTCGAAATTCTGGGAGACTATAAAGATATAAAACTGATTATTTTAGATGTAGACAACTCCGATGATTTAGAAAAAATGACAAATAAGATCATTTTGAATTCTGATCTTCCTATTCTTTATATGACCGATAATGAAAAAAAGTTCAGTTTTGATGACTATTATAATGATTTCTCCTATGGATTTGTACTAAAAGAAAGTAGAGATTTTATTTTGCAGTCATCAGTAAAAACCGCTTTAAATTTATTTGAAAAAAGTAGAAACCTTAAAGCAGGATATGATTATGCCAGTCATGCAGAGATAATCTCTGGTTTTGGATACTGGGAGTTTGATCTCGATAATAATACTGTTAAATCTTCAAAGGGTTCTAGAAAAATTTATGGTATTACAGAAGAAACCCTTATGGTAGATAATATAAAAGAATACCCTCTCCCAGAATATAGAGAGAGGCTTGATAAAGCTTTTAAAGATTTGATAACTGGGCGAAAGAATTATAATGTGGAATTCAAGATTAAAAATAAAATAGATGGTGAGATAAGGGCTATACATTCTGTGGCAGAATATGACCCTAAAAGAAATATTGTAATAGGAACCCTTTATGATATAACCAGGCAGAAATCGGCTGAAGAATCGGCCTTTAAAAAAGAAGAAGAATACAGAAAAATATTTCAAAATCATAATGCGGTTATGCTGATGATAGATGTACAAACCGGTGAAATAGTAGACGCAAATAACGCAGCAGTAAAATTTTATGGCTGGACAAGAAAAGAACTAACAAAGATGAAGATAGCAGATATAAACATTCTCACAGAGAATGAGATATATAAAGAGATGGAGATGGCTAGAAGAAATAAAAAAAATTATTTTACCTTCAGACACAGATTGGCTGATGGTAGTATAAGGGATGTAGAGGCCTATTCCGGTGAAATAATATCTGGTAAAAGACCGAGACTTTTTTCAATAATACACGATATCACGAAACGAAGGGAAGCAGAAAAAAAGATAAAAAATCTGGCTTTTTACGACAGCCTAACCAATCTTCCCAACAGAAGGATGTTTTCTGATTATCTTGAAAAATCAATTGTTCAGGGTCAGCGGAATGATTTTCAAGTGGCACTTTTAAATATAGACTTAGACCACTTTAAACATGTCAATGACAGCTTTGGCCATCATATCGGGGATCTACTATTGATAAGGGTGGCGGAACGTCTCAGAAGGAATTTACGTAAAAATAATATTATATGTCGTCTAGGTGGAGATGAGTTTGCTGTGATTATAGAAGAATTTTCCAGTAGACAGGAGATAAACTTTGTATCAGGAAGGATTTTAAAAGTTTTAGAAGCGCCATTTTTAATTGATGATAAAGAAATTTTTATATCTGCCAGTATAGGGGTGGCTGTGTATCCAGAAGACGGGTCTGATGTCAACACTCTTCTTAAAAACTCTGACTTGGCAATGTATGGAGCCAAAGATCGAGGTAAAAACGGATATTATTTCTTTTCTGAAGATATGAAGCATGCCTCTAATAGTAAAATGGAAATAGACACTAATCTGCGTAAGTCTCTGATAAACGGAGAACTATGCCTTTATTATCAGCCAAAAATAGATATAGCTCAAAATAAGATCATAGGTACCGAGACTCTTTTACGTTGGTTCAAAAACGGAAAAATTTACAAGGCACCTTCAGAATTTATACCTATCGCAGAGTCAACAGGATTTATTCTAGAGATAGACAGATGGGTACTTTTAAGTGCATGCAGACAGATCGAAGAGTGGGAAAAAAATAATATAAAAGGTCAAAAGATATCTGTCAATATTTCAGGGCTGCACTTTAAGCAGGGACTTATAATAAAAACAGTAACAGAAGTTCTGAAAAAAGTAAAAATTCCTAAAGACTCTATAGAAATAGAGATAACAGAAGGGGTTTTTATGGAGAATATGGAAGAGGCTGTAGGTATTTTGAATCAGCTTCGATCCATGGGAATAGGAATATCTATAGATGATTTTGGTACAGGATATTCTTCTCTGAGTTATATAAAAAATCTTCCTATCAACAGAATAAAAATAGACAAGAGTTTTATTTTTAATATGATAGACAGTAAAAAAGATACTGCAATAGCAAAAACTGTTATAACAATGGCAAAGCTTTTGGATTTATACGTAATTGCTGAAGGAGTTGAAACTTCAGAACAGTTAAAAATATTATCAGAAAATGGCTGTAATGAAATTCAGGGATTTTA